The region CGGATTTTTCCGTTGTGTGCTCGGCCGCGACCTTCCGCAGCTGTGGAAGGAGCGACTGCCCCAGATCGAGCCGACCTGCTTGCGATGCGAGCAGCGCCACCGCCGAGTCCGGTGCAACCGAGGATTCCGGGAACGCCGCCAGCGACGTGGGTAACCCCAGCGCCGCGCCATAGGCTGTCACCGAGCCGTGATCGCCGATCAGCAGGTCGGCGGCCACCAGGGTGGCGCGCCAGCCCTGCTCCGGCGGCACCACCACCAGGCCCGAACGCCGGTGCGGTGCGAGCCAGCGGTGCATCTGGTGCGGGCCGTGCTCGTACCAGATGTGCGGATGCAGGATCGCCGCCACCCTGAAGTCGTCGACCGGCAGTTCGGCCAGCAGCCGCTCGTACAGCTCGCAGACCTCGCCTAGCAGCGAGTCATTGCGGTGCGTCGAGCTGACGGCGATGACGGTCTGGTCGTCGTCGGCACCGAGCGCCCGGCGATAGCGCGGCCGCCACGGCACGCTGGCACGGAGCCGGTCGTAGCAGGGATCGCCGGTGACGACGGCCACCTTGGCCGCCGCCGGGGCCACAGCGCGCAGCCGCGCGAGTTGCTCGTCGTGCGACAGCACGATCGCCGAGGAGATCGGGCGACCGTCGGCCAGCAGCAGATCAGACGACAGGCCAAAGGCTTCCGGGCTTCCGGGCTTCCGGGCTTCCGGGCTTCCGGGCTTCCGGGCTTCCGGGACGATCTTAGTGTACCGAATTCCGTGCGGTACCGAAAGGATCGGTGCAGTGATGCCGTGCAGTCCACTGTGTCCGGCGGTGATGGCGAGCTGATATTCCCGCGGCGATTCCGGCTGGACCGGGAATACGCCCTTGGCGGCGAACAGTTCGGCCAGGCCGTTGGGCTGCGGATCGGCTCGGTTCCAGACGAAATCGAGCGAGACCCGGAAGTCGCCTTCGAACAGGTCCACGACGTCGAGTAGTCGCGTCATCGCCGTGACGTTGTCCACGACGACCAGGACGCGCCGCCGGGGCCGAATGGTTTCGAACCGCGAGCGGTCGTCCCAGGAGGTCGCCATGCCGCAACCATAACGGCGGACAGATCAGCCGCGGCGCTGCCGCCAGGCGTGCTCGCCGAGCAGGCGCAGACCGTTGAGGCCCACGATGATCGTCGAACCCTCGTGCCCGGCCACACCCAGCGGAAGCGGCAGGTACCCGAGCAGGTCCCACACCACTAGCACGGTGATGAAAGTGCCCGCGATGACCAGATTCTGCTTGACCAGGCGCCGGGCCCGGCGGGACAGGTCCACGACCTTCGGCACCGCCGAAAGTTCGTCGCGGACGACCACCACGTCCGCCGTTTGCAGCGTGAGGTCGGAGCCGGTGTGCCCCATCGCCACCCCGCAGTGCGCGGCGGCCAACGCGGGGGCGTCGTTGACGCCGTCGCCCAGCACCAATGTCGGCTGTCCGGATTCCCGCACGGCCGCGACCTTGTCCGCTGGTAGCAGACCGGCGCGGACGTCGCTGATGCCGACCTCGGCGGCGACCTGCGCGGCTGCGCGCTTGTTGTCTCCGGTGAGCAGCACCGGTTCCGCGCCGGTGAGTGCCCGCAGGTCGCGCACCGCGTCAGCGGCGTCCGGGCGTAGCCGGTCGGCGATACCGAGCACGCCGGCCGCTGCGCCGTCGGCGGTCACGAGCACCGCAGTGTGGCCCGCGGCCTCCGCCTCGGTGGCCAGGTCCGCGCCGCGCGGGCTGGTGACCGCGACCGCCTTTCCGGCCACCGTCGCCGAAACGCCGTGGCCCGGTGTCGCGTGGAAATCCTCGGCGGCCGGGATCGCAAGGCCCTTTTCGCGCGCTGCCAGCACGATTGCGCGCGCCAGCGGATGCTCGCTGAGGTGTTCGGCGCCTGCGGCCAGCGCGAGAAGTTCGTCGGCGTCGTAACCGTTGGCCGGGTCGATCCGCACCACGCGCGGCGCGCCTTCGGTGAGGGTTCCCGTCTTGTCCAGCGCGACCCGCTCGGTCTCGCCGAGCCGTTCCATCGCCACCGCGGACTTGACCAGCACGCCGTGCCGCCCGGCGTTGGCGATCGCGGACAGCAACGGCGGCATCGTGGCCAGCACCACGGCGCAGGGCGATGCGACGATCATGAACGTCATCGCGCGCAGCAGGGCGCTCTCCAGATCGTCGCCGAACAGCAGCGGAATCGCGAAGACCGCGAGCGTCGCCACCACGACGCCGATCGAGTACCGCTGCTCGACCTTCTCGATGAACAGCTGCGTCGGTGCTTTGGTCTCGCTGGCCTCGGCGACCAGCGTCACGATGCGCGCGATCACCGATTCCGACGCGTCCTTCGCGACGCGCACCCGCAGCGCGCCGGTGCCGTTGAGGGTGCCCGCGAACACCTCGTCGCCGGGCTGCTTCGCCACCGGCAGCGGCTCCCCGGTGATCGTCGCCTGGTCGACGTCGCTGCGGCCGTCGAGCACCTCGCCGTCGGCGCCGATCCGCTCCCCGGGACGCACCACGATCACGTCGCCGACCTGCAAACTCGCCGTGTCGATGGTTTCCTCGGCACCGTCGCGCACCCGGATCGCGGTCTCCGGTGCGAGGTCGAGCAGGCCGCGAACCGAGTCCTCGGTGCGGGCGGTGGCGTATGCCTCCAGGGCCCCCGAGGTCGCGAAGATGACGATCAGCAGCGCGCCGTCGGTGATCTGGCCGATCGCGGCGGCGCCGAGCGCGGCGACGATCATCAACAGGTCCACGTCCAGGGTTTTCTCGCGTAGCGCCCGCAATCCGGCCAGGCTCGGCTCCCAGCCGCCGGTGGCGTAGCAGACCAGGTAGAGGGCCCAGTAGAGCCCGGCAGGGCCGCCGGCGAGCTGCACGCCGAGGCCGAGCAGGAAGGCCACCAGCGCCGCAGCGGCCCAGCGCGCCTCCGCCAGCGCGAACAGACCACGCCCCGTGCTGGGCAGTGCGGGAGTTCGGGTCCTCGTGCGGTCGGTGACGGTGGTCATCGCGAGCAGCCTTCCGGAGTCGGGTGTGCGGTCCGGACGAGACGATACATGAATGTCTGATCAGGTGTTCATGTATCCCTGTTGGCTAGACTGCCGGGCATGGGACACGGGGTCAAGCGCGAGGTCACGCCGACTGCGCGGCTGGACGCGGTCTCCGCCGCCTCAGTCGCCGAGACCCTGCAGGCCCTGGCCACCCCTTCGCGGCTGCTGATCCTCAGCGAATTGCGGCAGCGCGCGATGGCGGTGGGGGAACTCGCCGAGGCCGTTGGGATGGAGCAGTCCGCGGTCTCGCACCAACTCCGCCTGCTGCGCTCGCTCGGCCTGGTCATCGGCAAACGCTCCGGCCGCAGCGTGGTCTATTCCCTGTACGACAACCACGTCGCCCAACTACTCGACGAGGCCGTCTACCACATCGAGCACCTACGACTCGGGCTGTCCGACTGAGCAGTCACACGGAGCGGGGCGCGTACATGATCACGGCGACCCCGACCAGGCAGACCAGCGCGCCGATGATGTCCCAGCGGTCCGGCCGGAAGCCGTCGACGAACACGCCCCACAGCAGTGACCCGGCGACGAACACGCCGCCGTAGGCGGCGAGGATCCGCCCGAAGTTGGCGTCAGGCTGGAAGGTGGCGACGAACCCGTAGATGCCGAGCGCGATCACCCCGGCCCCGATCCACAGGAGCCCGCGCTGCTCCCGAACCCCCTGCCAAACCAGCCAAGCACCACCGATCTCGGCAACGGCGGCCAACACGAACAACACAATGGAACGCAACACGGACATACCCGAACGCTAACGCGCCAATTGAGCCTGGCGAGAATCCATTCAGTGGCGGGTGGCGTTGGTGACGCATTGCGCGGCGTAGTCGCGGGCTAGGCGGGCGCGTCGGTGGGGTTGGGAATTTGGCCGCTGGCAGCCCGGTATGTCCATAGGCCGGCGACGTAGGAGGTGAGCGCTGCGAGGTGATCAGGGGATGCGGCGGAGAAGCATGGGACGGTGCGTGCCCACGCATCCGCCTCGGCCGGTGCGTGCCCGGCAAGCATGAGGCGGATCGCCAGCAACGCGGTGTCTACCCACCCGGCTCCGGCGGAAGGCCCACCCCAGTCGATTACCCGCATCCTGCCGTCACTGATCAGGAATTGATCCGCGTGCAGGTCGGTGTGCACTAGGCGGTCACCGTCCACGTAGTCCGAGCACCGTGCAGCCCAGTCGGCAAGGGCCGCCACGTCGAGCCCGTTTACCGGGAGCAAACCGTTGCGCTGCCTACGGAAACGATCACAGCGCCGCTGATCGCCCGGCTGGCCCGCCAACTGCTGGAGCTGGATCGGGAGATCAAAGACCTCGGCAAGCAACTCACCGGACGCTTCGAAGACCACCCCGACGCCGGACGGATCACCAGCATCGACGGCTTCGGCCCGATCCTGGGCGCGCAGCTGTTTGCCGACACCGGAGGCGACCTGCTCGCCGCCTTCGGCAATCCCGGCCGCCTGGCCGCCTACGCCGGGCTCGCTCCGGTACCCGAATTCGCGAGCCGCACCACACCCGGCCGCCGCGGTGCGGGCGGCGTTCGTGCGCAACGCGGTGATGATCAATCCAGATCTCGGTGTATTCGCCGGACTCGGCCGAGGCGTCGACGAACCACGGTGCTGCAGTGGCGATCATTTGGTTGGCACCACCCCTCGCCGTCGCGGAGCAAGCTCGGCCCGGCATCATGAGCACGGCACAAGAAGCTTCGGCCGGATTCGTCCGGGCTAAGGGATTCCACCGGAGCACGGCACAACGCGGCAGACTCGCCAGACTGCACGTAGTGTGCGAAGTCGTTGCGAGATAACGGGGATTGGTTCGGTGTGAACGTTCGCCTCGGCAACGGTTCCTCCCGCAAGTCGTTCGGCGGCACGTCCTGACTGTCGTCGCAGAATTGTGATCGGTGAAGACCTCTGTACCTGCTACGCAATTCGGTTGCAGATCCGGAAACTGGTCTTGACGCGCGACTAGGGCTACTACTGTGTGTATCAGATCGATCACGAGGGGTGGTGTTGGATGGATCAGTCAGACATCGGAAAAGTGATCAAGCAGGCGCGTTTTCTGAAGGGTTGGACACAGGAGGAGTTGGGCCACCGGATCGGGTACACCAAAGCGTGGGTTTCTCGCGCGGAAACCGGGAGGAAACCAGTTGTCGAGTTGCCGGTTCTGCGGCGTATTGCCGCCGTACTGGACCTTCCGCCCGAAGCATTGGGGCTGGCTGACCGAACGCCTACCCTGCCCATAAGCTCCGATACGACGCTGGAGGACTCGGTGGATCGACGCGCGTTCCTTTCCTCGGTTGGCATTCTGGGAGCCTCTACGGCGCTGCCTGCTGCGGCGGCCGAGCCTGATCCTGCGGTGCTGCTGGAGCAGCGGATCTCCCGTGCGCTCCTGGGCCCGGCCACTGATAACGAACTACCCGATCAGGCAACGCTTGATCGGAACCTCGCAGCGGCGACGGAGGCGTTCGATTCCTGCCACTACGTCAGATTGGCGAACCAGCTGCCTGGTCTGATCAACGCGGCAAGCGCGCTGGATACCACCCCGTCGGGAGCGGCGTTCGCGACCGAGGTCTATCTGCTGTGCGGAAACGCGCTGGGGAAGATCCTGGTGTCCGGGTTCCAGCCGTTGGCCTCGGACCGTGCGGCGCGGGCGGCAGAGAACTCCGGCGACCCGATGCTCATGGCGGCGGCATGGCGGCACGTCTCCGGCAGTGCTCGCCGGTTCGGTAGCTACGACACCGCCGAGGAGGTGGGTATTCGTGCCGTGGAAGCGTTGCCGATCACCTCGACCACGCCGGATAGGCTGCGGCGGCGCATTGCCGAGCTCTGGAACGCCACCGGTTATGCCGCTGCTGTGCGAGGGGATGCGGATCGGTCGGCCGAGTGCTACCGGGAATCGCACCAGGTGATCTCCACAATTCGTGATCCCGGACTACGGCAGAAGGGCGAGGACGCGGCGGCTGCTCACCAGATCTCGGCGGCGTTCAAACTGGAGGACTCGACGCTGGCCCTCACGTCCGCGAGCCGGGTGCGAGTTGGGACG is a window of Saccharopolyspora phatthalungensis DNA encoding:
- a CDS encoding heavy metal translocating P-type ATPase — translated: MTTVTDRTRTRTPALPSTGRGLFALAEARWAAAALVAFLLGLGVQLAGGPAGLYWALYLVCYATGGWEPSLAGLRALREKTLDVDLLMIVAALGAAAIGQITDGALLIVIFATSGALEAYATARTEDSVRGLLDLAPETAIRVRDGAEETIDTASLQVGDVIVVRPGERIGADGEVLDGRSDVDQATITGEPLPVAKQPGDEVFAGTLNGTGALRVRVAKDASESVIARIVTLVAEASETKAPTQLFIEKVEQRYSIGVVVATLAVFAIPLLFGDDLESALLRAMTFMIVASPCAVVLATMPPLLSAIANAGRHGVLVKSAVAMERLGETERVALDKTGTLTEGAPRVVRIDPANGYDADELLALAAGAEHLSEHPLARAIVLAAREKGLAIPAAEDFHATPGHGVSATVAGKAVAVTSPRGADLATEAEAAGHTAVLVTADGAAAGVLGIADRLRPDAADAVRDLRALTGAEPVLLTGDNKRAAAQVAAEVGISDVRAGLLPADKVAAVRESGQPTLVLGDGVNDAPALAAAHCGVAMGHTGSDLTLQTADVVVVRDELSAVPKVVDLSRRARRLVKQNLVIAGTFITVLVVWDLLGYLPLPLGVAGHEGSTIIVGLNGLRLLGEHAWRQRRG
- a CDS encoding ArsR/SmtB family transcription factor; the protein is MGHGVKREVTPTARLDAVSAASVAETLQALATPSRLLILSELRQRAMAVGELAEAVGMEQSAVSHQLRLLRSLGLVIGKRSGRSVVYSLYDNHVAQLLDEAVYHIEHLRLGLSD
- a CDS encoding YnfA family protein; the protein is MSVLRSIVLFVLAAVAEIGGAWLVWQGVREQRGLLWIGAGVIALGIYGFVATFQPDANFGRILAAYGGVFVAGSLLWGVFVDGFRPDRWDIIGALVCLVGVAVIMYAPRSV
- a CDS encoding helix-turn-helix domain-containing protein, with the protein product MDQSDIGKVIKQARFLKGWTQEELGHRIGYTKAWVSRAETGRKPVVELPVLRRIAAVLDLPPEALGLADRTPTLPISSDTTLEDSVDRRAFLSSVGILGASTALPAAAAEPDPAVLLEQRISRALLGPATDNELPDQATLDRNLAAATEAFDSCHYVRLANQLPGLINAASALDTTPSGAAFATEVYLLCGNALGKILVSGFQPLASDRAARAAENSGDPMLMAAAWRHVSGSARRFGSYDTAEEVGIRAVEALPITSTTPDRLRRRIAELWNATGYAAAVRGDADRSAECYRESHQVISTIRDPGLRQKGEDAAAAHQISAAFKLEDSTLALTSASRVRVGTLPTVERSGRYLVDVAMAWHLHGDPLRSYRALVTAESYASGEVRTRTAARQLIASLAASPQRGMPEIAGLAHRARVAV